A single region of the Deltaproteobacteria bacterium genome encodes:
- the glgA gene encoding glycogen synthase GlgA: protein MIKVLFIASEMEPLAKTGGLADVIGVLPKKLRETGCDARVVLPYYGEVRKNLERLKYNTVNTGKEVTVVIDWLPYKANIKETEVEGVPVYLLCNDELFEREYVYTTPAGDYKDNDVRFGFYSLGALETAKALNFKPDIIHCNDWQAAMAPISLKWKRHYNDDPFFQSSKLVFTIHNISYQGLFGQGFLDRFGLDRSLFNPEQLEFYGMVNLLKGGIITSDLVTTVSPTYAEEIQTPAYGYGLDGVLQAVSSQGKLKGIINGIDYDDWDPETDNALFANYNRDDPGGKIENKAKLKGLLGLNGNGRSPLIGVVARLAQQKGIDLVVDSLDRLMALDVELVVLGAGDKTYEKLLTAALQKYGGNFKAIIGYDETKARRIYAGCDMFLMPSRFEPCGLGQLISLRYGTIPIVRGTGGLLDTIVDYSADKKYGNGFVFNEFDEDELISTVKRAISIYKNTREWNNLVKTVMKIDFSWRKSSREYLKSYQDLLED from the coding sequence TTGATAAAAGTTCTTTTCATAGCATCTGAAATGGAGCCCCTCGCAAAGACAGGCGGGCTTGCCGATGTAATCGGGGTGCTCCCCAAGAAATTACGGGAAACAGGATGCGACGCGAGAGTGGTTCTACCCTACTACGGCGAGGTCAGAAAAAACCTCGAACGCCTTAAATACAATACCGTTAACACGGGAAAAGAGGTAACAGTTGTAATCGACTGGCTCCCCTACAAAGCAAATATAAAAGAGACCGAGGTCGAAGGGGTGCCGGTTTATCTCCTCTGTAACGACGAACTTTTTGAGCGTGAATACGTGTATACGACCCCTGCCGGGGATTATAAGGATAACGACGTCAGATTCGGGTTTTATTCTCTGGGGGCGTTGGAAACGGCAAAAGCGCTAAATTTCAAGCCGGACATTATCCACTGTAACGACTGGCAGGCTGCAATGGCGCCGATTTCCCTCAAGTGGAAAAGGCACTACAACGATGACCCGTTTTTTCAAAGCTCGAAGCTTGTCTTTACGATTCACAATATTTCGTATCAGGGGCTATTCGGACAGGGGTTTCTGGACAGATTCGGGCTTGACAGATCCCTTTTCAATCCCGAGCAGCTAGAATTTTACGGCATGGTCAATCTCTTGAAAGGCGGAATAATCACATCCGATCTGGTAACCACGGTGAGCCCGACATACGCAGAGGAGATACAAACTCCCGCGTACGGCTACGGTCTCGACGGCGTCCTCCAGGCTGTTTCGAGCCAGGGGAAATTGAAAGGGATAATAAACGGAATCGATTATGACGACTGGGACCCGGAGACGGATAATGCGCTTTTTGCAAACTACAACCGGGACGACCCCGGAGGAAAAATTGAGAATAAAGCTAAACTAAAGGGTCTTCTCGGATTAAACGGTAACGGGAGAAGCCCGCTGATCGGTGTTGTCGCCAGGCTCGCACAGCAAAAAGGCATTGACCTGGTGGTCGACTCCCTTGACCGGTTGATGGCCCTGGATGTCGAACTCGTGGTGCTTGGAGCAGGGGATAAAACCTACGAGAAATTACTTACTGCCGCGCTTCAGAAATATGGCGGCAATTTCAAAGCGATTATAGGCTACGACGAGACAAAAGCCAGAAGGATATACGCGGGCTGTGATATGTTTTTGATGCCCTCAAGGTTCGAGCCATGCGGATTGGGACAGTTAATTTCGCTCAGATACGGCACGATCCCCATTGTGAGGGGAACCGGGGGACTCCTCGATACAATCGTCGACTACAGCGCGGATAAGAAATACGGGAACGGCTTTGTGTTCAACGAGTTCGATGAAGACGAGTTAATCAGCACGGTCAAAAGGGCAATTTCAATCTATAAAAACACGCGGGAATGGAACAACCTGGTGAAAACCGTAATGAAAATAGATTTTTCATGGCGCAAATCGAGCAGGGAGTATTTAAAAAGTTATCAAGATTTGCTTGAAGACTGA
- the glgB gene encoding 1,4-alpha-glucan branching protein GlgB produces MNESSKTISDYDIYLFKQGAHAKMYKKLGSHVTEKDGEKGVRFAVWAPNAEFVSVIGDFNGWNDGANPLTPRADESGIWETFLPEIGKGTVYKYHIASRYKGYRANKSDPYAFRAETPPKTASIVWEQDYRWNDGSWMEKRREFNSLDSPISVYEVHIGSWMRVPGENNRPLKYTELAEKLAAYVKDTGFTHVEFLPVMEHPFYGSWGYQTTGYFCPTGRYGSPEEFMYLIDTLHQYDIGVILDWVPSHFPTDEHGPGFFDGTHLYEHADPKKGFHPDWSSFIFNYSRNEVRSFLKSSAMFWFDKYHIDGIRVDAVASMLYLDYSRKNGEWIPNEYGGNENIEAISFIKEMNQSIYSGYPDVQTTAEESTAWPMVSRPTYVGGLGFGMKWNMGWMHDTLEYFSQEPVHRKYDHNKLTFSIIYAFTENFMLPFSHDEVVHGKGSLLNKMPGDVWQKFANLRALLGYMFGHPGKKLLFMGGEIGQWNEWNHENSIDWHLLDNSLNRGVRNWVADLNKFYKNERALYEIDFSYEGFEWVDFKDYEQSVIIFLRKDRKQKEPVLVVCNLTPVPRMNYRIRVPLGGHWGECLNSDAEIYGGSGVGNYGGARSKKDGNFEAIDLNLPPLGVLFLKFEG; encoded by the coding sequence ATGAATGAGAGCTCGAAAACCATAAGCGATTACGACATTTATCTTTTTAAACAGGGCGCTCATGCGAAAATGTATAAAAAACTCGGGTCACATGTCACGGAGAAAGATGGGGAAAAGGGAGTCCGTTTTGCCGTATGGGCCCCAAACGCCGAGTTTGTATCGGTGATAGGAGATTTCAACGGCTGGAACGACGGAGCCAACCCGTTAACTCCGAGAGCGGACGAGTCCGGCATATGGGAAACTTTCCTCCCGGAAATAGGGAAAGGCACCGTCTACAAATATCACATAGCCTCACGATACAAGGGATACCGGGCTAACAAAAGCGACCCTTACGCGTTCAGGGCGGAAACCCCTCCTAAAACGGCATCCATAGTCTGGGAGCAGGATTACAGGTGGAATGACGGCTCATGGATGGAAAAAAGGCGCGAATTCAACTCGCTCGACTCCCCGATTTCCGTATATGAAGTGCATATCGGCTCATGGATGAGGGTGCCGGGGGAAAACAACAGACCGCTAAAATACACGGAATTGGCAGAGAAGCTCGCCGCGTATGTGAAGGACACGGGTTTTACGCATGTAGAGTTTCTTCCCGTTATGGAGCATCCGTTTTACGGCTCATGGGGGTATCAGACAACGGGATATTTCTGCCCCACCGGGCGTTACGGGAGCCCGGAGGAGTTCATGTATCTTATCGACACCCTCCATCAATACGACATCGGCGTTATACTCGACTGGGTGCCTTCCCATTTCCCGACCGATGAGCACGGACCGGGGTTTTTCGACGGCACTCACCTCTACGAGCACGCGGACCCGAAAAAGGGTTTTCATCCCGACTGGAGCTCTTTTATATTTAATTACTCCAGAAACGAGGTCAGGTCATTTCTTAAAAGCAGCGCAATGTTCTGGTTCGATAAATATCACATAGACGGCATCAGGGTGGACGCGGTCGCATCCATGCTTTACCTCGATTACAGCAGGAAAAACGGGGAATGGATACCGAACGAATATGGAGGAAACGAGAATATCGAAGCGATAAGCTTCATAAAGGAAATGAACCAGTCCATATATTCCGGTTATCCAGATGTTCAGACAACGGCGGAAGAATCCACCGCGTGGCCGATGGTTTCGAGACCCACTTACGTGGGAGGCCTGGGCTTCGGAATGAAATGGAACATGGGGTGGATGCACGATACGCTTGAGTATTTCTCTCAAGAGCCCGTGCACCGGAAATACGACCACAACAAGCTCACATTCAGCATTATTTACGCCTTCACCGAGAACTTTATGCTTCCGTTTTCCCACGACGAAGTGGTTCACGGAAAGGGCTCCCTTCTGAACAAAATGCCGGGCGACGTATGGCAGAAGTTCGCAAACCTTAGGGCGCTCCTCGGATATATGTTCGGGCACCCGGGCAAGAAGCTGCTCTTCATGGGAGGGGAAATCGGCCAGTGGAACGAGTGGAATCATGAGAACAGTATCGATTGGCACCTTCTCGACAATTCACTGAACCGCGGAGTGAGAAACTGGGTCGCCGATCTGAATAAATTTTACAAAAACGAACGCGCCCTCTATGAAATCGATTTTTCTTACGAAGGTTTTGAGTGGGTCGACTTCAAGGATTATGAGCAGAGCGTAATAATTTTCCTACGGAAAGACAGGAAGCAAAAAGAACCTGTGCTCGTAGTATGCAATCTTACCCCTGTGCCGAGGATGAACTATAGAATCAGGGTGCCGCTCGGCGGACATTGGGGCGAGTGTTTGAACAGTGATGCGGAAATTTACGGCGGAAGCGGCGTCGGAAATTACGGCGGCGCGAGGTCTAAGAAAGACGGAAACTTTGAAGCTATCGACCTTAATCTCCCTCCGTTAGGAGTGCTTTTCTTAAAATTCGAGGGGTAA
- the malQ gene encoding 4-alpha-glucanotransferase — MNERKSGILLHITSLPSKFGIGDFGPAAREFIDFLSRTGQRYWQVLPLNPTELIYGNSPYSGPSSFAGNPILISPELMIDKGYLSFEEPGEKPRFENNRVHYESVYKHKSLLLKKAFHNVRDRMELDPDFKKFCTRNEFWLEDYSLYSSVKTNLKCGTWKDFPEDLKNRDRNALDKWREKIASEILYTQFTQYVFFEQWYSLKSYANERGIEIIGDIPYYINYDSSDVWTNPGMFKLDDEKNPKFVAGVPPDYFSETGQLWGNPVYDWKKLKETGYEWWIKRIGHNLSMFDILRLDHFRGFVSYWEVRAGEKTALNGKWVDPGAEDFFDTLFNRYDTSNFIAEDLGYITPDVKEIIRRYGLPGMKILLFAFGEDFPYGDYLPENFGENCVVYTGTHDNNTVTGWWNTEAGNVEKERFRKYIDREIEGREIHWEFIRLAMESPARTAIIPMQDVLGLGAGARMNKPSTSRGNWEWRLKPGYITPEIKSRLKEITEINRRD, encoded by the coding sequence ATGAACGAGAGAAAAAGCGGCATACTGCTGCATATAACGTCGTTACCTTCAAAGTTCGGAATCGGTGATTTCGGGCCCGCCGCCCGGGAGTTCATTGACTTTCTCTCCCGGACGGGGCAGAGATACTGGCAGGTGCTGCCGCTTAACCCGACCGAGCTTATATACGGGAATTCACCCTACAGCGGCCCGTCGTCGTTTGCCGGCAATCCCATTCTTATAAGCCCCGAACTGATGATAGACAAGGGATACTTGTCCTTTGAAGAGCCGGGAGAAAAGCCCAGATTTGAAAACAACCGGGTTCATTACGAATCCGTTTACAAGCACAAATCATTGCTGTTAAAAAAAGCTTTCCATAACGTGAGGGACAGGATGGAGCTCGATCCGGATTTCAAAAAGTTTTGCACCCGGAACGAATTCTGGCTTGAGGATTATTCCCTTTACAGCTCGGTGAAAACGAATTTAAAATGCGGCACATGGAAAGATTTCCCTGAGGATTTGAAAAACAGAGACCGTAATGCCCTTGATAAATGGCGCGAGAAGATCGCTTCCGAAATTCTCTACACTCAGTTCACGCAGTACGTATTCTTCGAGCAGTGGTATTCGCTTAAGTCTTACGCGAACGAGCGGGGGATTGAAATAATAGGGGACATTCCCTATTACATTAATTACGACAGCTCGGATGTCTGGACTAACCCCGGTATGTTCAAGCTCGACGATGAAAAAAATCCCAAATTCGTCGCCGGCGTCCCCCCGGATTATTTCAGTGAGACGGGCCAGCTATGGGGTAATCCCGTTTATGACTGGAAGAAATTGAAAGAAACGGGGTATGAATGGTGGATCAAACGCATAGGGCATAATTTATCCATGTTCGACATACTCAGGCTCGATCATTTCAGGGGGTTCGTATCTTACTGGGAAGTCAGAGCGGGCGAGAAAACAGCCCTCAACGGCAAATGGGTTGACCCGGGCGCGGAAGACTTTTTTGATACCCTGTTCAACCGCTACGATACATCAAATTTTATAGCGGAGGACCTGGGCTATATAACCCCCGACGTTAAGGAAATAATCAGACGATACGGCCTTCCGGGGATGAAGATACTGCTGTTCGCATTCGGGGAAGATTTCCCCTACGGCGACTACCTGCCAGAGAATTTCGGCGAGAACTGTGTCGTCTACACGGGAACTCACGATAACAATACAGTCACGGGCTGGTGGAATACCGAGGCCGGGAATGTGGAGAAGGAGCGGTTCCGTAAATACATCGACAGGGAAATAGAGGGGAGGGAAATTCATTGGGAATTTATCAGGCTTGCGATGGAGTCTCCCGCCCGGACCGCGATAATACCCATGCAGGACGTTCTGGGACTGGGCGCGGGGGCCAGGATGAACAAACCCTCTACATCAAGAGGCAACTGGGAATGGAGGCTGAAACCAGGATATATAACGCCTGAGATAAAAAGCAGGTTGAAAGAAATTACGGAAATAAACCGCAGGGATTAA
- a CDS encoding glycogen/starch/alpha-glucan phosphorylase, whose amino-acid sequence MVDLNSSLKKSDDPQAFAGRILYHLRYSMGKKVSEASGHDFFYSISLAIRELIIDRMFETEEFYDKKDPKKVFYLSLEYLIGRSLTNNLLNLGIYDLCLRALQSIGVDFTEIVEAESDPALGNGGLGRLAACFLDSIATLGIPGFGYGINYDFGIFKQNIVNGYQVEQPDHWLGEESPWLIERTDDICVVPIYGQVKIEKDVDGNYRPFWRDWKFLYGVPYDMPIVGYGTRTVNFLRLYSARSSNEFDMRIFNSGDYMKAVEKKMTSETISKVLYPSDTVEQGKELRVIQEYFLVSCALRDIVRRFVRKHGGLGNFASKVAIQLNDTHPALAIAELMRILVDENGFAWNRAWKITESTFGFTNHTLLPEAMEKWPVSLLERVIPRHLEIIYDINDRFLKKIKSKWTGDSDRVRRMSLVEEGHPKHIRMAHLSIVGSHSVNGVAELHSELIKKTLVPDFYELWPGKFNNKTNGITQRRWLLDCNKGLTELINGTVGGEWVTDLYKLKLLEPYSEDKHFQHEFIKVKRENKEELAELIHKTNRIVVDPESLFDVQIKRIHEYKRQLLNIMHIIHQYLSIVEDRVELEVPRTYIFAGKAAPGYWAAKQIIKLINNIANVVNHDPRVGDQLKVVFIPDYKVTLAERIIPAADLSEQISTAGKEASGTGNMKLALNGALTIGTMDGANIEIREEVGEENIFIFGLRAEEIMEMKKSHSYNPKEIYDTSTIVRRVIDSFESDVFCKDEPGLFKWIYEALILNGDTYFHIADFESYVRTQETVGSEYKNTDEWARKAILNVARIGKFSSDRTISEYAADIWNVKGFRT is encoded by the coding sequence GTGGTTGATCTAAATTCTTCGTTAAAAAAATCGGACGATCCTCAGGCCTTCGCAGGCAGGATTCTCTATCACCTCAGATACTCGATGGGCAAAAAGGTTTCCGAGGCCTCAGGTCACGACTTTTTTTACTCCATCTCTCTTGCCATACGAGAGCTGATAATAGACAGAATGTTCGAGACAGAGGAATTTTACGATAAAAAGGACCCGAAGAAGGTTTTTTATCTTTCCCTGGAATATCTTATCGGACGGTCTCTTACAAATAATCTCCTTAACCTGGGGATCTACGATCTCTGCCTGAGGGCGCTTCAATCGATAGGCGTCGATTTTACGGAAATAGTCGAGGCGGAATCGGACCCGGCGCTCGGGAACGGAGGCCTCGGCAGGCTTGCGGCGTGCTTTCTGGATTCAATAGCGACGCTCGGCATTCCGGGATTCGGCTACGGCATAAATTATGATTTCGGAATATTCAAACAAAATATCGTAAACGGCTATCAGGTTGAGCAGCCCGACCATTGGCTCGGGGAAGAATCGCCCTGGCTCATTGAGAGGACTGATGATATTTGCGTCGTTCCTATTTACGGCCAGGTTAAGATCGAGAAGGACGTGGACGGGAATTACAGACCGTTCTGGAGGGATTGGAAATTCCTTTACGGAGTTCCGTACGATATGCCGATTGTAGGTTACGGCACAAGGACTGTGAATTTTTTAAGGCTTTATTCGGCCAGGTCATCGAATGAGTTCGATATGAGGATATTTAACAGCGGAGATTACATGAAGGCGGTGGAGAAGAAGATGACCTCGGAAACAATATCCAAGGTGCTTTATCCTTCGGATACTGTCGAGCAGGGCAAGGAGTTGAGGGTCATTCAGGAGTATTTTCTTGTATCGTGCGCGCTGAGGGATATTGTAAGACGCTTTGTGCGAAAGCACGGCGGTCTGGGGAATTTCGCTTCCAAAGTGGCCATACAGCTAAATGATACTCACCCCGCGCTGGCAATAGCAGAGCTTATGAGGATACTCGTGGATGAAAACGGATTTGCCTGGAACCGGGCCTGGAAAATCACCGAATCCACTTTCGGTTTTACTAACCATACACTACTTCCGGAAGCGATGGAGAAATGGCCTGTATCATTGCTCGAACGCGTCATACCCCGACACCTGGAGATAATATACGACATAAACGACAGGTTCCTTAAAAAGATCAAGTCGAAATGGACCGGGGACTCCGACCGCGTTAGAAGAATGTCGCTCGTGGAGGAGGGGCATCCAAAACATATCCGCATGGCTCATCTGTCGATAGTGGGAAGTCATTCCGTAAACGGCGTAGCCGAGCTTCATTCAGAGCTTATAAAGAAGACCCTGGTCCCGGACTTTTACGAGCTCTGGCCCGGGAAATTCAACAATAAAACCAACGGCATTACACAGAGAAGGTGGCTGCTTGACTGCAACAAGGGACTCACGGAATTAATAAACGGTACAGTCGGCGGGGAATGGGTTACTGATCTCTACAAGCTCAAATTACTCGAGCCTTACTCGGAAGACAAGCATTTTCAGCATGAGTTCATAAAGGTCAAAAGGGAAAACAAGGAAGAGCTTGCGGAGCTGATTCACAAGACGAATCGCATCGTGGTGGACCCCGAAAGCCTGTTCGATGTCCAGATAAAGCGTATTCACGAGTACAAACGTCAATTGCTCAATATAATGCATATTATTCATCAATACCTGAGTATAGTCGAAGACCGAGTAGAGCTGGAGGTACCGAGAACGTACATATTCGCCGGGAAAGCCGCTCCCGGATACTGGGCCGCGAAGCAGATTATCAAGCTCATAAATAATATCGCCAATGTCGTAAATCACGACCCGAGGGTCGGCGATCAGCTCAAGGTGGTCTTTATACCGGATTATAAAGTCACGCTTGCGGAAAGAATAATTCCCGCAGCCGATCTGAGCGAACAGATCTCGACGGCGGGGAAAGAGGCCTCCGGTACCGGCAACATGAAGCTCGCGCTTAACGGCGCCCTCACGATCGGCACGATGGATGGAGCGAATATTGAAATAAGAGAGGAAGTCGGGGAAGAGAACATATTCATTTTCGGACTCCGGGCGGAAGAAATAATGGAGATGAAAAAATCCCACAGCTATAATCCAAAGGAAATATATGACACGAGTACTATTGTAAGGCGTGTAATAGATTCTTTCGAATCGGATGTTTTTTGCAAGGATGAGCCGGGGTTGTTCAAGTGGATTTACGAGGCCTTAATTTTAAACGGCGATACGTATTTCCATATAGCGGATTTCGAGTCCTACGTCAGGACTCAGGAAACGGTCGGCAGCGAGTATAAAAATACTGATGAGTGGGCCAGAAAGGCCATATTAAACGTCGCCCGTATAGGCAAGTTCTCGAGTGACAGGACTATCTCGGAATATGCCGCTGACATCTGGAACGTAAAGGGTTTTCGTACCTGA
- a CDS encoding glycosyltransferase yields the protein MRKYESAVRGNVHWWVDEIKSVDILVGIPCYNCEDSIGFVVEQVAKGLSQYFPQHKSAIFISDGGSLDDTREHAYEAKIPENIHRRVTIYRGFPGKGTSFRAVFELALMLKVKAIAVFDADLRSITPEWVKFIVEPILDGSAGFVAPFYRRHKFDGTITNQIVYPLTRALYGVDVRQPIGGDFGFCPELAAFYVKEDVWETDVSRFGIDIWMTTCAVNEGFKVVQTYLGTKIHGAKDPASDLGPMFRQVVSTVFYLMSKYERNWHRENPFQAIQINNKIDEEPKLEAISVSMNDLHEEFVDGFPHFRPMYDEILNGDNLSRLDEIYELWKSNKEAEFDTELWCRILYDFAYVYQQWERNKRRLVDIITPLYFGRTKSYCQQVMNMSSDEAEQVVQDQAKTFEQNKSYLLKRFDIWND from the coding sequence ATGAGAAAATACGAATCTGCAGTCAGGGGAAACGTGCACTGGTGGGTCGACGAGATAAAATCCGTAGATATTCTTGTGGGCATACCATGTTACAATTGCGAGGACTCAATCGGGTTTGTAGTCGAACAAGTTGCAAAAGGATTATCACAATACTTCCCCCAGCATAAATCCGCTATATTTATAAGCGACGGCGGGTCTCTCGATGATACGCGTGAACACGCATACGAAGCAAAGATCCCGGAAAATATTCACAGAAGGGTGACTATTTACAGAGGTTTTCCGGGGAAAGGAACGTCTTTCAGGGCTGTTTTCGAGCTTGCTTTAATGCTTAAAGTCAAGGCAATAGCCGTCTTTGACGCCGACCTCAGGAGTATCACCCCGGAATGGGTAAAGTTCATAGTCGAGCCTATTCTGGACGGTTCCGCGGGATTCGTAGCCCCTTTTTACAGAAGACATAAATTCGACGGGACCATCACGAACCAGATCGTGTATCCCTTAACGCGCGCCCTTTACGGCGTTGACGTGAGACAGCCTATAGGCGGGGATTTCGGTTTTTGCCCCGAGCTTGCCGCTTTTTATGTAAAAGAAGACGTATGGGAAACAGATGTCTCGAGGTTCGGCATAGACATATGGATGACCACGTGCGCTGTAAACGAAGGCTTCAAAGTGGTGCAAACCTACCTCGGCACCAAGATACACGGGGCCAAAGACCCTGCTTCCGATCTGGGCCCTATGTTCCGTCAGGTAGTCAGCACGGTTTTTTACCTGATGAGCAAATATGAGCGCAACTGGCACAGGGAGAACCCTTTCCAGGCAATACAAATAAACAATAAAATTGATGAAGAGCCCAAGCTAGAGGCGATATCGGTAAGCATGAACGATCTTCATGAAGAATTCGTTGACGGCTTTCCTCATTTCAGACCTATGTACGATGAAATTCTGAACGGCGATAATCTTTCCAGGCTCGATGAAATATATGAACTATGGAAGTCGAACAAAGAGGCCGAATTCGATACCGAGCTCTGGTGCAGGATTCTCTATGATTTCGCTTATGTCTACCAGCAGTGGGAAAGAAACAAGAGAAGGCTTGTGGATATAATAACTCCTCTTTATTTCGGAAGAACCAAGAGCTACTGTCAGCAGGTAATGAACATGTCGAGCGATGAAGCGGAGCAGGTAGTTCAGGATCAGGCAAAAACATTCGAACAGAACAAGTCCTACTTATTGAAAAGATTCGACATCTGGAATGATTGA
- the glgX gene encoding glycogen debranching protein GlgX: MNTSATESGRTIKTLPGSPDPLGATWDGKGVHFAIYSENAERVELCLFGRGKPEPEVARIPVYSKTGNIWHVYVPGLEPGQLYGYRVHGPYDPERGLRFNHNKLLLDPYSKAIAGIVRLNEIHLDYSPGQDTAPDSRDSAAYMPKSIVTDTSFDWGDDSHPRIPWGETVIYELHVKGFTALHPEVPEELRGTYSGLTAPAVLDYLHTLGVTSIELMPVHQSVSERRLLEYGLSNYWGYNTIGFFAPDPRFSGAGVEGEQVREFKNMVKALHREGFEIILDVVYNHTAEGGGRGSTLSFRGIDNPSYYRLDGKNKARYINYTGCGNTVNSTNPAVKRLIIDSLKYWVSEMHVDGFRFDLATALFREDPDYHRLSPLFEAINNEPELSETKFIAEPWDLGPGGYQLGNFHDPWSEWNDKYRNTTRRFWRGDEMQVADMAYRISGSSDLYELRDKGSFTSINYFASHDGFTLEDMVTYEKKHNQANMEKNMDGNNYNFSFNLGTEGPTNNPNIIEKRERQKRNFIATLFVSQGVPMLLSGDEFGRTQKGNNNSYCQDNPISWIDWGLDKPQTGQLEFTRFLIQLRKQYPVLRQGKFFHGHPINGNGYKDLTWLRADGGEMTEDDWKNPKLRSLGFVKSGDNIKAIKTRKNPEFENTVMILLNAGPEPLDFNIPATAISTTWRIILDTAYRDTSGNLGERSSGEKYSMADRSLAILKPVYTGQL; encoded by the coding sequence TTGAATACATCCGCGACAGAATCCGGTAGAACGATAAAGACTTTACCCGGCAGTCCGGACCCCCTCGGCGCAACCTGGGACGGGAAGGGAGTGCATTTTGCCATCTATTCGGAAAATGCCGAGCGCGTGGAGTTATGCCTTTTCGGAAGGGGTAAGCCCGAGCCGGAGGTGGCAAGGATACCGGTTTACTCTAAGACGGGGAACATCTGGCATGTATACGTTCCGGGTTTGGAACCCGGGCAGTTGTACGGCTACAGAGTGCACGGCCCTTACGATCCGGAGAGGGGCCTCAGGTTTAATCACAACAAATTACTCCTTGACCCTTACTCAAAGGCAATCGCGGGAATAGTAAGACTGAATGAAATTCATCTTGACTACAGTCCCGGTCAAGATACCGCTCCCGATTCGAGGGACAGCGCGGCCTATATGCCCAAATCTATCGTCACCGATACGTCATTCGACTGGGGAGACGACTCCCATCCGAGGATTCCATGGGGCGAAACAGTCATTTACGAGCTGCACGTAAAAGGATTCACCGCGCTTCACCCTGAAGTGCCTGAAGAGCTCCGGGGCACCTATTCCGGTCTTACGGCTCCGGCTGTTCTCGATTACCTCCATACCCTCGGCGTCACCTCCATAGAGCTGATGCCGGTACACCAAAGCGTGTCCGAAAGGAGACTGTTAGAGTACGGGCTCAGCAATTACTGGGGTTATAACACAATCGGATTTTTCGCCCCTGACCCCCGATTTTCCGGCGCGGGCGTAGAGGGCGAGCAGGTGAGGGAATTTAAAAATATGGTAAAGGCCCTCCACAGGGAAGGCTTCGAGATAATACTGGATGTCGTATATAATCACACCGCCGAGGGAGGAGGGAGAGGGTCTACACTCTCGTTCAGAGGCATAGACAATCCCTCATACTACCGTCTGGACGGTAAAAATAAAGCCCGTTATATAAACTACACCGGCTGCGGCAATACCGTTAATTCTACCAATCCGGCTGTGAAGAGGCTTATTATAGACAGCCTTAAGTACTGGGTATCTGAAATGCACGTCGACGGATTCAGATTCGACCTCGCGACAGCGCTTTTCCGGGAAGACCCTGACTACCACAGGTTAAGCCCACTCTTTGAAGCCATTAACAACGAGCCCGAATTATCCGAAACCAAATTCATAGCCGAGCCCTGGGACCTCGGACCCGGAGGTTACCAGCTGGGCAATTTTCACGATCCCTGGTCGGAATGGAACGACAAGTACCGTAACACTACGAGGCGCTTCTGGCGGGGAGACGAGATGCAGGTAGCCGATATGGCGTACCGTATCAGCGGATCGAGCGATCTATACGAACTGAGGGACAAAGGCTCTTTTACCAGTATTAACTATTTCGCGTCCCATGACGGTTTTACGCTTGAGGACATGGTTACGTATGAAAAAAAACATAATCAGGCGAATATGGAAAAAAATATGGACGGTAACAATTACAATTTTAGTTTTAACCTGGGCACGGAAGGCCCTACCAATAATCCGAATATAATCGAAAAGAGGGAAAGGCAGAAAAGGAACTTTATTGCGACGCTATTTGTGTCCCAGGGAGTTCCTATGCTTCTTTCGGGAGATGAATTCGGAAGAACACAGAAAGGGAACAACAACTCCTACTGTCAGGATAACCCGATTTCATGGATTGATTGGGGACTGGACAAGCCGCAAACCGGGCAGCTCGAATTCACCCGCTTCCTAATACAACTGCGGAAGCAGTACCCCGTACTGAGACAGGGGAAGTTTTTTCACGGACATCCGATCAACGGTAACGGATACAAAGACCTAACCTGGCTCAGAGCGGACGGAGGCGAAATGACCGAAGACGACTGGAAAAACCCGAAGCTCCGCTCTCTCGGATTTGTCAAGTCAGGCGACAATATAAAGGCCATAAAAACAAGAAAGAATCCCGAATTTGAAAATACGGTCATGATCCTGCTTAACGCGGGCCCCGAGCCGCTTGATTTTAATATCCCGGCCACAGCGATCTCGACCACGTGGCGGATAATTCTCGATACCGCATACAGGGATACCTCGGGAAACCTGGGAGAGAGAAGCTCCGGCGAAAAATACAGTATGGCCGACAGGTCGCTCGCAATCTTAAAGCCTGTATATACCGGACAATTATGA